The Microterricola viridarii nucleotide sequence TCTCGAACCGGGTCGGCAGGTTGGCGTTGACCGGGACCGTGTCGATGTGGCCGGCGATAACGACGCGCTGCGCGCGGCCGAGTCGCGTGCGGGCGACAACGCAGTTGCCGTGCCGGATCAGTTCGAGGTGGGCGGCATCGGCCAGGCTCGCCTCGATGGCGTCGGCCAGCCGCTTCTCGGTGCCGGAGACGGAGTCGATGTCGCAGATCTGGCGGGTGATGTCGACCGAGCTGGCGGCGAGGTCCAGCCGCTCCGGGCCGGGTGCAGCGCTGCGAGGGGAGGGTGAGTCGGCCATGCCCCCAGCGTAGCTTCCGGATGCCACGAGCTGCGGCATCCGGAACACACAGCGCAACAGCAGCGGGCACGCCAGTATTCTGGGGGAATGCACGCTTCCGAGCCCTCCGGCGCCCCCGCACACCCGTCTGCCGCCACGCACGCCTGGGCTTCCGGCCTCAGCACCATCGCCGCGGACGGCACCGTGCTCGACGCCTGGTTCCCGGCTCCGGCACTCGGCCGCCGGCCGGCGGCCGTCGATCGCTGGATCGCGCCCGCAGACCTCGCCGCGCTGATCGGCGCGGACGCCCGCCGCGCCGTGCGGGTTGACTTCGTCAACATCGAGATCGAGCTGGCGGCCGCCCCCGCCGGAACCGCCGACGCCTACCTGCGCCTGCACCTGCTCTCTCACCTGCTGGTGCGCCCCAACACGATCAACCTGGATGGCATCTTCGGCCACCTGCCGAACGTGGCCTGGACCAACGCCGGCCCGATCGCGCCGGCTGACCTCGACCGCCTGCGCCCGCAGCTGCAGCGGGCAGGCATCCACGTCACGGGCCTGGACAAGTTCCCCCGCCTGCTCGACTACGTCACGCCGGAGCGGGTGCGCATCGCGGATGCCTCCCGGGTACGCCTCGGCGCCCACCTCGCCCCCGGCACCACCGTCATGCACGAGGGCTTCGTGAACTTCAACGCGGGCACCCTGGGCTCCTCGATGGTGGAGGGCCGCATCTCCCAGGGCGTCGTCGTCGGCGACGGCGCCGACATCGGCGGCGGCGCCTCGATCATGGGCACCCTCTCCGGCGGCGGCACCGAGCGCATCAGCATCGGCGCGCGGGCCCTGCTCGGCGCCAACTCGGGCGTCGGCATCTCGATCGGCGACGACACCGTCGTCGAGGCGGGGCTCTACGTCACGGCCGGCACGAAGGTCGTCGTGGTCGACCCTACCGCCGCGGCCGGCTCCCCCGCCCGCACGGTCAAGGCCAGCGACCTCTCCGGCGTGCCGAATCTGCTGTTCCGGCGCAACTCGCTGAGCGGCGCCGTCGAGGTGCTGCCGCGGGACGGCAGCGGCATCGTGTTGAACGCCGCCCTGCACGCCTGAGCGAGGGCGCCGGGACTTCCGTA carries:
- the dapD gene encoding 2,3,4,5-tetrahydropyridine-2,6-dicarboxylate N-succinyltransferase — translated: MHASEPSGAPAHPSAATHAWASGLSTIAADGTVLDAWFPAPALGRRPAAVDRWIAPADLAALIGADARRAVRVDFVNIEIELAAAPAGTADAYLRLHLLSHLLVRPNTINLDGIFGHLPNVAWTNAGPIAPADLDRLRPQLQRAGIHVTGLDKFPRLLDYVTPERVRIADASRVRLGAHLAPGTTVMHEGFVNFNAGTLGSSMVEGRISQGVVVGDGADIGGGASIMGTLSGGGTERISIGARALLGANSGVGISIGDDTVVEAGLYVTAGTKVVVVDPTAAAGSPARTVKASDLSGVPNLLFRRNSLSGAVEVLPRDGSGIVLNAALHA